The following coding sequences are from one Paenibacillus tundrae window:
- the gyrA gene encoding DNA gyrase subunit A, with amino-acid sequence MSLSEQFMPAFLEEVVGDRFGRYSKYIIQDRAIPDVRDGLKPVQRRILYAMYDSGNTPEKPYRKSAKTVGDVMGNYHPHGDSSIYDGMVRMAQPWKMGHMLVDGHGNWGSQDDDPAAAMRYTEARLSPIAMEMLRDIEKRTVLFKDNFDNTAKEPVVLPSRYPNLLVNGVSGISSGFATEIPTHNLREVIDASIAVMEKPSIELEEIMMFMKGPDFPTGGLIMGGDGILDAYRTGKGRIYIRSKTDIENMRGGRQQIVITEIPYQVVKSRLVTAMENIRLEKKVEGIAEVRDESGREGLRIVIELKKEADAQGILAYLLKKTDLQVTYNFNMVAIVNKAPQQLGLKAILEAYIAHQREVVTFRTQYELEKAEDRAHVLEGLVKALNILDEVIAAIKASKNRQDAQNNLMWMFGFSERQADSILTLQLYRLTNLEITSLEKELGDLMKKIAQLRAILDSDRKLIGVIRKELLEIREKYGIDRRSAIQGEVEELKVNLEVLVNAEDVFVTLSKEGYIKRTGMQSFSRSGGERNGSGVKEGDYISQVLEVNTLENLLVFTKKGQYFLLPVHQVPEFKWKDPGTAIVNVIPLAKDDRISTVLAVKSFEEPNHSLVFVTRNGQVKRTELKEYVTKRSGAVAACKVGKDDEVLSVHLSTGDKEIMLITKEAMAIRFREDEVNPMGRVSGGVRGIQLKDTDEVVAALWVEGDEGEVAVLSDLGYGKRSLLLDYALQSRGGKGLATFEFKEGKRVKPNGSRIAAAFYCREKRSFNVMTKEGHTHAISSEGVPITERKHIGKLLVHVDKQDEIMELLGDFTEDASGASS; translated from the coding sequence ATGAGTCTATCAGAACAATTTATGCCGGCCTTTCTCGAAGAGGTCGTAGGTGACCGTTTCGGTCGCTACTCCAAATACATTATTCAGGATCGGGCAATCCCCGATGTGCGTGATGGGTTAAAACCCGTGCAGCGGCGTATTTTGTATGCCATGTATGACTCGGGTAATACGCCTGAGAAGCCGTATCGTAAGTCTGCCAAAACCGTTGGAGACGTTATGGGTAATTACCACCCTCATGGTGACTCCTCCATCTATGATGGTATGGTGCGGATGGCACAGCCATGGAAAATGGGCCATATGCTGGTGGACGGTCATGGTAACTGGGGCTCGCAGGATGATGATCCGGCTGCAGCGATGCGTTATACAGAAGCACGTTTGTCACCGATTGCGATGGAGATGTTACGTGATATTGAGAAACGTACTGTCTTGTTCAAGGATAACTTTGATAACACAGCTAAAGAACCCGTTGTATTGCCCTCACGTTATCCGAACTTGTTGGTTAATGGTGTAAGCGGGATTTCTTCTGGCTTTGCAACGGAGATCCCAACGCATAATCTGCGGGAGGTCATTGACGCAAGTATTGCTGTGATGGAGAAACCTTCGATTGAGCTAGAAGAAATTATGATGTTCATGAAGGGGCCGGACTTTCCAACAGGTGGATTGATCATGGGCGGTGATGGCATTCTAGATGCGTACCGCACGGGTAAAGGACGTATCTATATTCGCTCCAAAACGGATATCGAGAACATGCGTGGTGGCAGACAGCAAATTGTCATTACGGAGATTCCTTATCAAGTCGTGAAGTCTCGCCTAGTCACCGCGATGGAGAACATCCGTCTGGAGAAAAAGGTCGAAGGCATTGCTGAGGTACGTGACGAGAGTGGGCGTGAAGGGTTACGGATCGTAATCGAATTGAAAAAAGAAGCGGATGCACAGGGGATTCTGGCATATTTGCTCAAAAAAACCGATTTGCAGGTCACCTATAACTTCAATATGGTGGCGATCGTCAACAAAGCCCCGCAGCAGTTGGGCTTAAAAGCGATTCTGGAAGCTTATATTGCTCACCAGCGTGAAGTTGTGACGTTCCGTACCCAGTATGAGCTGGAGAAAGCGGAAGACCGTGCACATGTGCTAGAGGGGCTTGTTAAAGCACTGAATATTTTGGATGAAGTGATCGCGGCGATCAAAGCATCAAAAAACCGCCAAGATGCTCAGAATAACCTAATGTGGATGTTTGGATTTTCCGAGCGCCAAGCGGATTCAATACTTACCCTGCAATTATACCGTTTGACTAATCTGGAGATCACTTCGCTGGAGAAAGAACTTGGCGATCTGATGAAAAAGATTGCACAGCTACGTGCTATTCTTGATAGTGACCGCAAGCTAATCGGAGTAATTCGTAAGGAATTGTTGGAGATTCGAGAGAAATACGGTATTGATCGTCGCTCTGCAATCCAAGGCGAAGTCGAAGAGCTTAAAGTTAATTTGGAAGTGCTGGTTAATGCGGAAGATGTATTTGTGACTTTATCCAAAGAAGGATACATTAAACGCACAGGCATGCAGTCCTTTTCAAGATCTGGTGGGGAACGTAACGGTAGCGGTGTAAAAGAAGGGGACTATATATCACAAGTCCTTGAAGTAAATACACTTGAAAACCTACTGGTATTCACAAAGAAAGGGCAATACTTCCTTCTGCCTGTTCATCAGGTGCCAGAGTTCAAATGGAAAGATCCAGGGACAGCTATTGTCAATGTGATTCCACTTGCCAAAGATGATCGGATATCCACTGTGCTTGCAGTGAAGTCCTTTGAGGAGCCTAATCATAGCCTGGTGTTTGTGACTCGTAACGGCCAGGTGAAGCGTACCGAATTGAAAGAGTATGTAACGAAACGTTCGGGTGCTGTGGCTGCGTGCAAAGTAGGTAAGGATGATGAGGTATTATCAGTGCATTTAAGCACAGGTGACAAAGAAATTATGCTGATTACCAAAGAAGCAATGGCGATCCGTTTCCGTGAGGATGAAGTTAATCCGATGGGACGGGTATCCGGTGGTGTACGCGGGATTCAGCTAAAAGATACAGACGAAGTGGTTGCTGCTTTATGGGTAGAGGGCGATGAAGGTGAAGTTGCTGTGTTGTCTGATCTAGGCTATGGCAAACGTTCATTATTGCTCGATTATGCATTACAGAGCCGCGGAGGCAAAGGTCTTGCAACATTTGAGTTTAAGGAAGGCAAACGGGTTAAGCCGAACGGTAGCCGTATTGCAGCAGCCTTCTATTGTCGTGAAAAACGAAGCTTTAATGTAATGACCAAGGAAGGGCATACTCATGCGATTTCTTCGGAAGGTGTGCCGATTACGGAGCGTAAGCATATTGGTAAGTTACTTGTACATGTAGATAAGCAAGATGAAATTATGGAATTGCTCGGAGACTTTACGGAAGATGCTTCCGGCGCATCATCATAA
- a CDS encoding MarR family winged helix-turn-helix transcriptional regulator codes for MYNSDFAKCWSRLTKDYKLHMDQELAPSLTEAQLAVLEVLEDHQRMKPSDLIPFLATTPAAVTMLLDRMEKNGLIRRDRDNQDRRIVWVSLSDKGRKETERGIAIRNDFMNSVLSNISMHNQQLLVYLLGKMTAPKTNVQEPALTSSG; via the coding sequence ATGTATAATTCCGATTTTGCGAAGTGCTGGTCAAGGTTAACAAAGGACTATAAATTGCATATGGATCAAGAATTAGCCCCCTCCCTAACTGAAGCTCAGTTGGCAGTACTGGAGGTTCTTGAGGATCACCAGAGAATGAAGCCATCTGATTTGATTCCTTTTTTGGCGACTACACCTGCGGCGGTGACGATGTTGCTTGATCGCATGGAGAAGAATGGTCTCATTCGTAGAGATCGAGATAATCAAGATAGACGGATCGTCTGGGTTTCTCTATCGGACAAAGGACGGAAGGAAACGGAGCGAGGCATTGCTATTCGCAACGACTTCATGAATTCGGTGCTTAGTAATATTTCAATGCACAATCAACAACTACTGGTATACCTGCTTGGCAAGATGACAGCACCCAAAACCAACGTTCAAGAGCCGGCCTTAACGAGTTCAGGTTAA
- a CDS encoding ArsR/SmtB family transcription factor, whose product MELPAFDRNQLKQFDEPAELLKALSHPVRLCIVRGLMRKKKCNVSYMQECLDLPQSTVSQHLQKLRSAGIVATERNGLEVNYVLADARVEQLIRILFEKDECEDE is encoded by the coding sequence TTGGAATTGCCTGCTTTTGATCGGAATCAATTAAAACAGTTTGACGAACCAGCTGAGTTACTTAAGGCGCTTTCTCACCCGGTGCGTTTATGTATTGTTCGTGGTTTGATGCGCAAAAAGAAATGTAACGTTTCATATATGCAGGAATGTCTGGATCTTCCGCAATCAACGGTGTCACAGCATCTGCAAAAGCTTCGCAGTGCAGGAATCGTAGCTACAGAGCGAAATGGTCTTGAAGTAAATTACGTACTTGCAGATGCACGTGTGGAGCAGTTAATTAGGATTTTATTCGAAAAGGATGAATGCGAAGATGAATAA